The proteins below come from a single Malus domestica chromosome 03, GDT2T_hap1 genomic window:
- the LOC103407561 gene encoding beta-glucosidase 24-like, with protein MAMQYRSLLLCMALLIGFASTKTNAADTDRPVKCGLLHRKSFDFLEPEFLFGAASASYQVEGAWNEHGRGPSIWDNYTHQYPERIVNRSNGDIAIDQYHRYKEDVGIMKNMGMDSYRFSISWSRLLPNGKLSGGVNMEGIKYYNNLIDELLRSGLTPFVTLFHWDIPQALVDEYGGLLSPRIVDHFKDYADLCFMHFGDRVKHWLTLNEPFTVSNHGYAIGTHAPGRCSTWQKLNCIGGNSAVEPYLVTHHQLLSHAATVKLYKTKYQAYQNGAIGLAVVTHWFEPASKAKKDIDAANRALDFMFGWFMDPITTGDYPRSMRTYVGSRLPQFTKEQSDSLNGSYDFIGINYYSARYASNPLENSSDPESYINDPHVNATTEVNGKPIGPRAASDWLYIYPKGIHDLMIYTKEKYNDPAIYITENGVDEFTNSSLSLEQALNDTIRVNYYRDHLCHLQAAIQSGAKVKGYFAWSILDNFEWAEGYRSRFGLNYVDYDGALTRYPKRSANWFKTFLKKSQRNMKNIQVSADDNDEDIKLVYQI; from the exons ATGGCAATGCAGTATCGTTCTTTGCTTTTGTGTATGGCACTACTCATTGGTTTCGCATCGACAAAAACCAATGCTGCCGATACTGATCGACCAGTTAAATGTGGTTTGCTTCACAGGAAAAGCTTTGATTTTCTTGAACCAGAGTTCCTATTTGGTGCAGCTTCCGCATCTTATCAG GTAGAAGGTGCTTGGAATGAACATGGCAGAGGACCAAGCATATGGGATAACTACACCCACCAATATCCAG AAAGGATCGTTAATCGAAGCAATGGAGACATCGCTATTGATCAATATCACCGTTACAAG GAAGATGTGGGCATCATGAAGAATATGGGGATGGATTCTTATAGGTTCTCTATCTCATGGTCGAGATTGTTACCAA ATGGAAAGCTAAGCGGGGGAGTTAACATGGAAGGAATCAAATACTACAACAATCTAATCGATGAACTCCTACGCAGTG GTCTAACGCCATTCGTGACACTTTTTCACTGGGATATTCCCCAAGCTTTAGTTGACGAGTATGGTGGTTTATTAAGTCCTCGTATTGT GGATCACTTTAAGGATTATGCAGATCTTTGTTTTATGCATTTTGGTGATCGAGTAAAGCACTGGCTCACTTTGAATGAGCCATTTACTGTAAGTAACCATGGTTATGCAATCGGGACTCACGCACCGGGACGATGCTCTACTTGGCAAAAACTGAACTGCATTGGTGGAAATTCAGCTGTTGAACCATATTTGGTGACACACCACCAACTCCTTTCTCATGCAGCCACTGTGAAGTTGTACAAGACTAAATACCAg GCATATCAAAATGGTGCGATCGGATTAGCAGTAGTGACACACTGGTTTGAGCCTGCTTCGAAGGCAAAAAAAGATATAGATGCCGCAAATCGAGCTTTGGATTTTATGTTTGGATG GTTTATGGACCCAATCACAACTGGTGACTATCCCCGGAGCATGCGAACATATGTTGGATCACGATTACCTCAATTCACAAAAGAGCAGTCCGATTCTCTAAATGGGTCATATGATTTTATAGGAATCAATTACTACTCTGCTAGATATGCAAGCAATCCACTAGAGAATTCATCTGACCCTGAAAGCTATATAAATGATCCTCATGTTAATGCGACAA CTGAGGTTAATGGAAAACCCATTGGTCCACGG GCTGCTTCGGATTGGTTATACATTTATCCAAAAGGAATTCACGATCTTATGATTTATACCAAGGAAAAGTATAATGATCCAGCCATTTATATTACTGAAAATG GCGTCGATGAGTTCACTAATAGCAGCTTATCACTCGAACAAGCCCTTAATGATACCATAAGAGTCAACTACTATCGTGACCACCTTTGTCACCTTCAAGCAGCAATTCA ATCGGGTGCTAAAGTAAAAGGATACTTTGCATGGTCGATACTGGATAACTTTGAATGGGCAGAGGGATATCGTAGTCGATTTGGTCTTAACTATGTGGACTATGATGGTGCACTGACAAGGTACCCAAAACGCTCGGCGAACTGGTTCAAAACTTTCTTGAAGAAGAGCCAaagaaatatgaaaaatattcaagtaTCTGCGGATGATAATGATGAGgacatcaaacttgtttatcaAATTTGA